The [Bacillus] selenitireducens MLS10 genome includes a region encoding these proteins:
- a CDS encoding chemotaxis protein CheX — MSVDVNQINAVYRATKSIMSNHFGADISRGKPQAGQGSIPSDDVSVVLGVKGELSGQIICSVSEGTAKNIVGAMMGGMEVAELDDMAWSAVQEFGNWVGGTTATELSNENYNIDVTPPIVNEGKSNFHSTSKFITVPMDTSLGSVCIHISLSDKS, encoded by the coding sequence ATGAGTGTGGATGTCAACCAAATTAACGCAGTGTACAGAGCAACAAAATCCATTATGAGCAATCATTTTGGCGCAGATATCAGCCGGGGAAAGCCGCAGGCCGGTCAAGGATCAATCCCATCAGACGATGTGTCCGTCGTCCTCGGTGTTAAAGGTGAATTATCAGGTCAGATTATTTGTTCCGTCAGTGAAGGAACAGCCAAAAACATTGTTGGTGCCATGATGGGTGGCATGGAAGTCGCAGAGCTTGACGATATGGCCTGGAGTGCCGTGCAGGAATTCGGAAACTGGGTAGGCGGGACTACGGCTACGGAGCTGTCGAACGAGAACTACAACATCGATGTGACGCCTCCGATTGTCAATGAAGGAAAGAGTAATTTCCATTCAACATCCAAATTCATCACAGTTCCGATGGACACCTCTTTGGGAAGTGTTTGCATTCATATTTCATTATCAGATAAATCATAA